A single genomic interval of Ramlibacter sp. harbors:
- a CDS encoding YicC family protein gives MPVYSMTGYASAQHSAAQTSAGPETRASAAARLGLEIRSVNSRFLDLTFRLPEELRAHEPALRELLTARLKRGKVEVRASIESGASGALADPSSRMLQRLNALQDQIRAWLPDAQTLSVADVIRLSAGEQPAVADMGGQLPVLAQTVIADLLASREREGARLATMLQGHLGQLRTLAAQAGPLVPQLVEQQRNRFLERWKEAMALGQSASAPLPEAAQDRALTEATAFAIRIDVAEELTRLGSHLDEIERLIGKGGEIGKRLDFLIQELHREANTLGSKSAALELTRISVDMKVLIEQMREQVQNIE, from the coding sequence ATGCCAGTTTACAGCATGACCGGCTATGCAAGCGCACAGCACAGCGCTGCGCAGACCAGCGCCGGCCCGGAGACCAGGGCTTCGGCGGCGGCCCGGCTCGGACTGGAGATTCGCTCGGTCAACAGCCGCTTTCTGGACCTCACCTTCCGCCTGCCCGAGGAGCTGCGCGCCCACGAGCCGGCCCTGCGTGAGCTGCTCACGGCCCGGCTCAAGCGCGGCAAGGTGGAAGTGCGCGCCTCGATCGAAAGCGGCGCCTCGGGCGCGCTGGCGGACCCGTCTTCGCGCATGCTGCAGCGGCTCAACGCGCTGCAGGACCAGATTCGTGCCTGGCTTCCTGATGCCCAGACACTGAGCGTGGCCGATGTGATCCGGCTGTCAGCGGGCGAGCAGCCCGCCGTGGCGGACATGGGGGGCCAGTTGCCCGTGCTGGCGCAGACCGTGATTGCCGACCTGCTGGCCTCCCGCGAACGCGAGGGTGCCAGGCTGGCCACCATGCTCCAGGGCCATCTGGGCCAGCTGCGCACGCTCGCCGCCCAGGCCGGCCCGCTGGTGCCGCAGCTGGTGGAGCAGCAACGCAACCGCTTCCTGGAACGCTGGAAAGAGGCCATGGCCCTGGGCCAGAGTGCTTCCGCCCCGCTGCCTGAAGCCGCCCAGGACCGCGCGCTGACGGAAGCCACGGCGTTCGCGATCCGGATCGACGTGGCCGAGGAACTCACCCGGCTGGGCTCGCACCTGGACGAGATCGAGCGGCTGATCGGCAAGGGCGGGGAAATCGGCAAGCGGCTGGACTTCCTGATCCAGGAGCTGCACCGCGAAGCGAATACTTTAGGCTCCAAATCGGCCGCGCTGGAACTGACGCGGATTTCTGTGGACATGAAAGTCCTGATCGAGCAGATGCGCGAGCAGGTCCAGAACATCGAATAA
- the gmk gene encoding guanylate kinase, whose protein sequence is MDYPGNLFVVAAPSGAGKSSLVKALMELDSRVLPSVSHTTRPPRGQEKHGREYFFVSQQEFDAMVLGEAFVEWAHVHGQRYGTSKKAIEDRIAQGADVILEIDFQGALQIKKVFANAVLIFILPPSWDELRSRLERRGEDAADVIELRLRNAALELAQAKEFDFVIINELFERALFDLKAIVHAQRLKYAAQRRARADTFQALDIA, encoded by the coding sequence ATGGACTATCCCGGAAACCTGTTTGTTGTCGCGGCCCCCAGCGGGGCGGGCAAGTCCAGCCTCGTGAAAGCCCTGATGGAGCTGGACTCCCGGGTGTTGCCCTCGGTCTCGCACACCACCCGGCCTCCGCGCGGCCAGGAAAAGCACGGACGCGAGTATTTCTTCGTGTCGCAGCAGGAATTCGATGCCATGGTGCTGGGCGAGGCCTTCGTGGAATGGGCTCACGTCCATGGCCAGCGCTACGGCACCTCCAAGAAAGCCATTGAAGACCGCATTGCCCAGGGCGCCGACGTGATCCTCGAGATCGACTTCCAGGGCGCCCTGCAGATCAAGAAGGTGTTCGCCAATGCGGTGCTGATCTTCATCCTGCCGCCCAGCTGGGACGAATTGCGCTCCCGGCTCGAGCGCCGGGGTGAAGACGCGGCCGATGTGATCGAACTGCGGCTGCGCAATGCCGCCCTTGAACTGGCGCAGGCCAAGGAATTCGACTTCGTTATAATCAACGAGTTATTTGAACGCGCTTTGTTTGACCTGAAAGCGATAGTTCATGCCCAGAGGCTCAAATATGCGGCTCAACGCCGGGCCCGGGCCGACACCTTCCAAGCCCTCGACATCGCCTGA
- the rpoZ gene encoding DNA-directed RNA polymerase subunit omega, producing MARITVEDCLLQIPNRFQLVLAATYRARMLSQGHAPKIESKNKPGVTALREIAEGKIGIEMLKKVPG from the coding sequence ATGGCCCGCATTACCGTTGAAGATTGCCTCTTGCAGATTCCCAACCGCTTCCAGCTGGTGCTGGCCGCGACCTACCGGGCCCGCATGCTCAGCCAGGGCCATGCCCCCAAGATCGAAAGCAAGAACAAGCCCGGCGTGACCGCCCTGCGTGAAATCGCCGAAGGCAAGATCGGCATTGAAATGCTGAAAAAGGTTCCGGGCTGA
- a CDS encoding bifunctional (p)ppGpp synthetase/guanosine-3',5'-bis(diphosphate) 3'-pyrophosphohydrolase, with product MSAVLHPSPGKRKPPVLPSPAAANAAAASFAALTAGLDYLDAADVEQVRKAYRFADEAHLGQIRNSGEPYITHPIAVAAQCAEWKLDAQALMAALLHDAIEDCGVTKPELIERFGAPVAELVDGLTKLDKLQFNTREESQAESFRKMLLAMARDVRVILIKLADRTHNMRTLDDVAREKWARISSETLEIYAPIAHRLGLNQTYRELQDLAFRHLRPWRYEILTKAVTKARNRRRDLIQKVQREVEAAFGATGMEVRIAGREKTLYSVYRKMDEKHLSFAQVTDIYGFRVIVPDVTACYTALGILHQMYKPVPGRFKDHIAIPKLNGYQSLHTTLVGPSGVNVEFQMRTEAMHVVAESGVAAHWLYKANDPNGASGDRMGTKWLQSLLDIQHETRDAAEFWDHVKIDLFPDAVYVFTPKSQIMALPRGATLVDFAYAIHSDVGDHTIAGRINGEQVPLRTELKNGDIVEVVTAPVSTPNPAWLGFVRTGRARSKIRHHLKTLAHAESQDLGYKLLTQALRAEGMEKLPDDDEAHHALWEKLLRFTGNRTQAELLTDLGLGKRIASIVAKRLMTLLAESGEKPDALLITRERYSAHETVSQGVVSLDGSENASVQYAPCCRPIPGDEIVGYLGRGEGLVVHATDCAVAKRLQHKDSERFIAVEWSDDPVRAFETSVVVTVANGKGVLARVAAALAAAEADITHVDMGDDAAQDATDLRFVIAVRDRTHLGAVLRNLKRTPSVLRARRTRPANSAS from the coding sequence ATGAGCGCGGTGCTCCACCCCTCCCCTGGCAAGCGCAAGCCCCCCGTCTTGCCCAGCCCGGCAGCGGCCAATGCGGCGGCGGCCAGCTTTGCCGCGCTCACGGCGGGCCTGGACTACCTGGACGCGGCCGATGTCGAGCAGGTGCGCAAGGCTTACCGTTTTGCCGACGAGGCCCATCTGGGGCAGATCCGCAACAGCGGAGAGCCCTACATCACCCACCCGATCGCCGTGGCGGCCCAGTGCGCAGAATGGAAGCTGGACGCCCAGGCGCTGATGGCGGCGCTGCTGCACGACGCCATTGAAGACTGCGGTGTCACCAAGCCCGAACTGATCGAGCGCTTTGGTGCCCCCGTGGCCGAACTGGTGGACGGGCTGACCAAGCTCGACAAGCTGCAGTTCAACACCCGCGAGGAAAGCCAGGCCGAGTCATTCCGCAAGATGCTGCTGGCCATGGCACGCGATGTGCGCGTGATCCTGATCAAGCTTGCCGACCGCACGCACAACATGCGCACACTGGACGACGTGGCGCGCGAAAAATGGGCCCGCATCTCGTCCGAGACGCTCGAGATCTATGCCCCCATCGCCCACCGACTCGGCCTGAACCAGACCTACCGGGAACTGCAGGACCTGGCCTTCAGGCACCTGCGGCCCTGGCGCTACGAGATCCTGACCAAGGCCGTGACCAAGGCACGCAACCGCCGCCGCGACCTGATCCAGAAAGTGCAGCGCGAGGTGGAAGCCGCCTTTGGCGCCACTGGCATGGAGGTGCGCATTGCCGGGCGGGAAAAAACCCTTTATTCCGTCTACCGGAAAATGGACGAGAAGCACCTGAGCTTTGCCCAGGTGACCGACATCTACGGCTTTCGCGTGATCGTGCCCGACGTCACGGCCTGCTACACCGCGCTTGGCATCCTGCACCAGATGTACAAGCCCGTGCCCGGCCGGTTCAAGGACCACATCGCCATCCCCAAGCTCAATGGCTACCAGTCGCTGCACACCACGCTGGTGGGTCCCTCGGGCGTGAACGTGGAGTTCCAGATGCGCACCGAGGCCATGCACGTGGTGGCGGAATCAGGGGTGGCCGCCCACTGGCTGTACAAGGCCAACGACCCGAACGGCGCCAGCGGCGACCGGATGGGCACCAAGTGGCTGCAATCGCTGCTGGACATCCAGCACGAGACACGTGACGCCGCCGAGTTCTGGGACCACGTCAAGATCGACCTGTTCCCCGACGCGGTCTATGTGTTCACGCCCAAGAGCCAGATCATGGCGCTGCCGCGCGGCGCGACCCTGGTGGACTTCGCCTACGCCATCCACAGCGATGTGGGCGACCACACGATCGCCGGGCGCATCAATGGCGAGCAGGTGCCCCTGCGCACCGAGCTCAAGAACGGCGACATCGTCGAGGTCGTGACCGCGCCCGTGTCCACCCCCAACCCGGCCTGGCTGGGCTTCGTGCGCACCGGACGGGCGCGCTCCAAGATCCGCCACCACCTCAAGACGCTCGCGCATGCCGAATCGCAGGACCTGGGCTACAAGCTGCTGACGCAGGCGCTTCGGGCCGAAGGCATGGAGAAGCTCCCCGACGACGATGAAGCCCATCACGCGCTGTGGGAAAAGCTGCTGCGCTTCACCGGCAACCGCACCCAGGCGGAGCTCCTGACCGACCTGGGGCTGGGCAAGCGCATTGCCAGCATCGTGGCCAAGCGCCTCATGACGCTGCTGGCCGAAAGCGGTGAAAAGCCCGATGCCCTGCTGATCACGCGCGAGCGGTATTCGGCGCACGAAACCGTGTCGCAAGGCGTGGTGTCCCTGGACGGCAGCGAAAACGCATCGGTCCAGTACGCGCCGTGCTGCCGGCCGATTCCGGGCGACGAGATCGTGGGTTACCTGGGGCGCGGCGAGGGCCTGGTGGTGCATGCGACCGACTGCGCCGTGGCCAAGCGCCTGCAGCACAAGGACAGCGAACGCTTCATTGCCGTGGAATGGTCGGACGACCCGGTGCGCGCATTTGAGACCAGCGTGGTCGTGACGGTGGCCAATGGCAAGGGTGTGCTGGCCCGCGTGGCCGCGGCCCTGGCAGCCGCCGAGGCCGACATCACCCACGTGGACATGGGCGATGACGCCGCCCAGGATGCCACCGACCTGCGCTTTGTGATTGCCGTGCGTGACCGCACGCATCTGGGCGCCGTGCTGCGCAACCTCAAACGCACACCATCGGTCCTGCGCGCCAGGCGAACCCGACCGGCCAACTCGGCCAGCTGA
- the greB gene encoding transcription elongation factor GreB, whose product MNKAFTRETESDDDDDIVVPPLPAGGRNYITPQGYARLRAELLDLIDNERPKVVDVVHWAAGNGDRSENGDYLYGKKRLREIDRRIRFLTKRLEIAEVTDPAVHHGNDQVFFGATVRYEDDEGEVRTVTIMGIDEADSAQGQVSWISPVARALLKAREGDTVRLATPAGVREIELLKVSYPAPPAA is encoded by the coding sequence ATGAACAAGGCCTTTACGCGCGAGACGGAGTCGGACGACGATGACGACATCGTTGTGCCACCACTGCCCGCGGGTGGCAGGAACTACATCACGCCGCAGGGCTATGCGCGGCTGCGCGCCGAGCTGCTGGACCTGATTGACAACGAGCGCCCTAAAGTGGTGGACGTGGTGCACTGGGCCGCCGGCAATGGCGACCGGTCCGAGAACGGGGACTACCTGTATGGCAAGAAGCGCTTGCGCGAGATCGACCGGCGCATCCGTTTCCTGACCAAGCGGCTGGAGATCGCCGAAGTGACGGACCCGGCCGTCCACCATGGCAACGACCAGGTGTTTTTCGGCGCGACGGTTCGTTACGAGGACGACGAAGGCGAGGTGCGCACCGTCACCATCATGGGCATTGACGAAGCCGACAGCGCGCAAGGCCAGGTGAGCTGGATTTCACCGGTGGCGCGGGCCCTGCTCAAGGCCCGTGAAGGCGATACGGTCAGGCTTGCCACACCCGCCGGCGTGCGGGAGATCGAACTGCTCAAGGTGAGCTATCCCGCCCCGCCCGCGGCCTGA